GGATCCTCCGAGATGTGTTCTTCCATGGGGGTGAAGATCTCTGGACGGGTACGGAACACCCCTTTCCTGACGGCGGAGAACGCTCCATCCGCACCGATGACATATCTGCTGCGTATGACTCTGCCATCGGCCAGAGTTATGCTGCATATGTCACCCAGAAGCCATACGTCTGTGACGGAACCATGTATGGATTGGGCACCGCTCTCCTCCAAAAGACGTCTGGAGAGCTTCGGCCTGTCTATGACGTATCCCTTCACCCTTATGTCGGTGACAGTATTGCCCGGCCATCTGAGACGTATCGAATCCACCGAGTTCAGGATCTCCTCTTCTTTCAGAGGTATCAGGGATGCGCCCCTCCTGCTTATCCCTCCGCCGCATATCCTGTGATATTCCGGGAATTTCTCATCGGACAGACGCTCTATTACGGCGACCCGCAGACCGGAACCGGAAAGAAACCAGGCAGCGGAGGAACCAGCAGGGCCCGCTCCGACGATGACCACATCGTACTCCATCTATTCTGTTCATTATCTATACATCTTTTTTATTTTTACGTTATATCCTATTGATATTAGTTAATAAAATTGCGTTACTTACAATAATTATTGCAATTAATAATGGCGGAGGCGAGGCGTCCACACTGCTCTGTGCCCTTTATCTATAGTATATATGATATATGGTGTTTGTAAAATATTTTATTATTCCTAAAAAATATTAAATCTATTAGGATTACCTAAATATAAATAAGATGAACGCATTGTATCTTACGAAGACGAAAAGGGAGGTCTTCCGGGGTTGATATGGTTCGTGCAGGGACCATATCTCGAGGGGCCTCGAAAGAATAGTGATCGGCTGCCCCGACCGTCTTCGAGGATGTCCGGAGGTGCCGCGATTCGCCTCCCGACATCCTATCTCTCCTCCGTACATCCGACATCCATTGCAAACAATTATGTCATGTATCGCAATGTTCTGTCGATGCTCAGGTATAAGATCGTGATCAAAGGCTGCGACGAGGTAAAGCACATAAAGCGGCTGTATTCCGCGACCTTCCCTGGACAGGAGAAGGTCCCGTTCCGCCATCTCATACGCACTTTCGGAAAGGGAGGGGACATGATCTCCTTCTTCGACGGGGAGACATTCGTCGGTTTCGCATACATGTTCACTTCCGGGGACCTCACCTTCCTCGTATATCTGGCCATGCTGCCGGAAAGCCGCGGCAAAGGATACGGGTCACAGGCCATGGACCTCATAAGGAAATTCAAGGACGGCAATCGCATATTCTCCGTCATGGAGACCCCCGGATGCGGATTCTCCGATCCGGAGGTATGTGCGAAACGCAGACAATTCTACGAAAGGAACGGATGCACGGTCCCGGGGATACTCCTGAGGTCGGATGAATACGATTTCGATTCCATATACCTCGGTTCCCCGATATCGGCCGAAGAGATGCAGGATGCGGTGGAACGTTACGAATCCGTACATAATGCCGGGATATTCTGAGGCGATGCGATGGGAGAACTAAGTACCAGGAAGATCAGACCGGATGGCGAAGGGACGGAGCAGATGCGTATGCTGTATACGGCCTCCTACGGAGGACGCAAGACCATCCCCTTCGACGACCTGGTGGCCGTTTCCGACAGGTGCGACCTGATCGGACTGTACGACGGAGATGTGTTCGTAGGCTTCTTCTTCACCCTCAGGCACAAGGGTGTGGATATAATCCTCTATATGGCGATCGTCGAACATCTCAGAAGGAAAGGATACGGTACACAGGCCGTGCGTATCGCCTCCCGCGTCTACGAAGGGGATAGGATCGTCCTCCTTCCTGACGCCCCCGGTGTGGGCGACAGGCTACAGAACACCCGCTACACCGTGATAAGGTACTTGGACACCCTCGGCTTCGAAGATGCCCTTTACAGATACCATTTCCTGAATTACGACTACCAGGTCCTGTGTTACGGAGGAACGGTGTCCAAGGACGAGATGGACGATTCCATGCGTTCCCTCAGAAGGTATCTGAGATGCAGATGAGGATAATGCAGGTCAGGGAGGACAGTCCCTACAGGGATGCCGTCGAGAGACTCAACGACGAGGCGTTCTGCATGCAGGAACGTTCCACATTCGACTTGTTCATGGTCGGATGCAAGACCGGCATGGCCGACCTCCTGGCCTTCCTGGACGGAGAGAAGTTCGTAGGTTTCGCCTACATAGTCACCTGGAGAAGGATGCTGTACCTCTATTACCTGGCGATCGACCCCGGGTCCAGAGGGAAAGGATACGGGTCGGCCGCATTGGACACACTCAAGGACAGGTACTCGCCCGATTCGATCACCCTCAACATGGAGTTCCCCGACGGGTCTGAAGAGAAGGAACGCCGCCTTAAGTTCTATGTCCTGAACGGTTTCATGGAGAACCGTGTGAAGGAGAAGTGGCACGGCATGGACTTCGAGCTCATGTATTGGGGGAAGACCCCCGATCAAAAAGAGATGGGGATGTTCTTCGGCGAGTTCGAGAAGGCCCGCCGGGACATAGTGGCCGGATACGGGACGGAACACTCCATGGGATTAAGGAAGGGGCCGTTCGATTCCATCGTATCCGGGAGGAAGACCGTCGAGATGCGCCTTTATGACGAGAAGCGCCGCAAGATCCTTCCCGGGGACAAGATAAGGTTCTCCGACGGAGAAGGGGAAGAGACCGTCGTCGTGGTGAAGGATGTCATCAGATTCCCTTCGTTCAAAGAATTGTATGAGACCTTCGATAAGAAGGACCTCGGATACGGCGATGGGGAGGACGCATCCCCTGCGGACATGGAGAAATACTACTCCGTCGAGGATATCGAAAGGTACGGGGTGCTGGCCATCAGGATCGGGAAGCCGTCCTGAGATGTCGTGCCGTTTTCCAGGACATCGACATATGTCGATTTAAAAAGCGACCGTTGGTATGTGTGAGGCGGAGTGATCGGACTCCGCTCACACATCGAATCCGTTCTCCCTCAGGAACGCGACTATGCTTTCTCTATAAAGGTCGAACTGCTCCATGGCGGTCACATGCCCGGCATACGGGATCACGGCGAAACGCGACCCCTTCACCAAGCCCCTGTATTCCAGCATGGTCTCCACCGTGACCTCGTCGCTGTCCCCGCACATGAAAAGCGTAGGGACGGAGATGTCCTTCATCCCGGGGACCACGTCGAAATCCTTCAGCGTCCCCGTGCATACCATGTCGTTGGGACCCCATAATGTCAGAAACACATCGGAGAAGGGCTCTTCCGCATTGGCTATGGCGATATCCCTGAAACATTCCCTGCAGAACAGATATCTGGCATAGTACTCCCCCATGATCCTTTTGAATTCCGGACCCAAGTCGTTGTCGCGGATACATCTCCGCATCCCCTCATACATCCCGTCGGACATCGCCTTGAGGTTCTTCATCTGGTCGTCCGCCCATCTTCTGGAGCTCACGAAGGGTGACGGAAGGACCATGGCGGCGATCTTTGAACAACCCGTGCTTTCCGCATAGGCCACCGACAGCCCCGCCCCCCAGGAGGCCCCTATCAGGATGACCTTGTCCGATCCGATATGGTCTATGAAGTCCGACAGCTCCGCCACATAGTCGTCCAGACCCCAGCTGTCCAAGTCCTTTATCGGATCCGACCTCCCGCATCCCATCTGGTCGTAGGCGTAGACGGGGTGGGCGAGCTTCAATCTCCTCGCCTTCACCGGGTTGCATTCCCCTCCGGGTCCTCCGTGGACGAATACCACGGGGACGGTGTCGAGATCCGTGTTGTATGAGTAATATGCGACCTTTCCGCGTACGGTCTCCAGATAACGGACGTCGTCCGCATACTCCTCCACCACCTGCGGACAGAGCCCGTCAAGCCATATCTCCATAGAGGCGGTGAGGGAGTCCGCATCCGTGAAGGGTATTTCGACGGTCTTCGCCGCCGCACCCCATCCGTCCCTGTCGGACACCGCCTCTGCCGTATAACCCCCGTCCGAGGGCCTGATCGTAAGCGAGAATCCGTTGGAGCGGCCACGGTATTCCCCGTCATGGGATTCCATTCTGAATATCCCCAATATGCTTCTCAGGGTGATGGTGTCAGGGAGGTTCATGCCCATCCGAATGCAGAACCGATAGAATAGTCTTTCACATGGTACGGAAAGATATTCCTGGAGGAAAGTATAGGCCGGGGACGGAAGTGAAGCACATGTCCAAGACCATAGAGGAATTCTTCCCGGAGTTCGACAAACAGACCGACGAGACCAACGACCTCCTGAACACCGCCATGATACTCGACGACAAAACGACACAGCTGGTGATGTTCGCCTTGTCCGTGAGGTCCAGGAACGAACTGGGTGCCAAAGTCCATTTCAAGGAGGCGATGAAGGCGGGTGCGACCATAAAGGAGCTGTCCTACGTCCTCGCCCTCGTGGAGCAGGAATCACTGCAGGCCACGGACGCCTGGGCAGAGAAAACCCTCAGGGACTGGCAGGATTGGGCCTTCGGCGGCATCTCGTGCAGCTGTATGAGATGATCTTACACCGATCTGAAGTTCAGAGGTGCGTTCCGGTCCTCCTCGGAGGCGTACGGTATGCCTATGCGGGGGCCGGAGACCGCTCTTTCCGGCACGAAACCGTCGTCCTCGAGCCATAATCCGTTCTCCGGTACCAGTTCCTTCCCGTACATGTCCTTGGAGAACCCCATGGCTTTGGAGACACGGCCCGGACCGTCCGATCCCTCCACCCCTCTGATCAGGACGCACTCCGGCGACCCGTCGGGACCGCAGCTCAGGTTCAGGAGCCAGAACATGTAGCAGCGGTAGACGTATGCGCGTCCGTATCCCGTGTAAAGGACCTCCGTACGTACGGTACGGCCTTTATGTGCATGGGCGGCGGTATCGTCCTCCCCGTAATAGGCCTCGGTCTCCGTGATACGGCGTCTGAGGACGTTTCCGTCCGGCATCATGCGGCAGAGGATCTTCCCCAACACATCGCGGGCGAGCTCTGCAGAGCCCTTCTCGAAATAACCGAGGTCTACGACATCGGGCATCTTCTCACCCCGTATTCTCCGATTCCGGATGTCTGTGGACGGGTATGCCGTGGAGCAGGAGATACAAAACGAGCCCTGCGACGCCTATGACGGCCATGAGGACGTAGTTCCCTCCGTATCCGACGGCACCGATGACGAAACCGTTGACGACCGGACCGATGGCATAGGAGAGGTCTACGAACACGTTGTACGTCGATACGGCCACGCCGTACCTCTCCTTCGGCGCCCTCCTTATGATGACGGCCTGCGCCACCGAGGACAGCATGGCGATCATTATGCCGATGAAGAAGGCCGATACGAGCATCTCCGCGCCCGAGACCACCGTCCCGAGCATGAACATCCCTGCGATATAGAGTACGAGAGACGGCACGAGTGCGACGTTCTCTCCGCGGAGGTCGTATATCTTCCCGAGGAAGAGCCTGCATATCAGCGTCCCCACGGAGAGTACGACGAAGAACACCGTCGCATATCCTGTGAGCCCTATCTCCTTCCCGTAGGGGGCTATGAAGGTGAGCACCCCCGAATAGGAGAAGAACATGACGAACGCCACCACGGACATGACGAGGGAGGAACGCTCTATGTAATCCGAGACGTGTATCCCCTTCCTCTCCCTGACCGGCGCAGGACCTTTGGACTCCTTGAGCATGGCCGATGTGACCGTGGCGACGGCGGAGGCCGCCACTCCGATCATGAATATGTCGTCATAGGTCCCGCTGTTCTGCAGGTACATGCAGACGAACGGTCCGACGGCGGAGGCGAAGCTGTAGCTGAGCATGAAATACCCCAGACCCTCGCCCCTTCTGGACATGGGGAGACCTTCTGCGACCATGGTGTTTATGGCCGAGGCGGCCGCACCGTAGGTCATCCCGTGGAAGAACCTGACTATGCAGATGGAGGCCACTGTGTCGGATACGAAGTAGAGGAGCGTCATGACCGTGCCGAGGGCCATGCATACGATGGATATCCTCCTGGGACCTATGGAACCGATCCCTCTCCCTATAGCGAGACGTGCGACCAGGTCCCCGGCTATGAATATGCTGGCCACGAGGCCGGACACGGTGCTTCCGGCACCGAGGACGTCGGAAGAGTAGGACGACATCCCGGTGTAGAACATGAAGAATACTATGGTGAAACAGAAACTGGTCACCGTACAGAGCACGAAGTTGCGTGTGAACAGCGGTTCCTTCCGTGCCTGCGAACGGTCTTCCATGGGCTTCCATCATGGGAGATGTACAAATACTGTACTGTCGGGAGCGATGAGATCGATCATGGTCATGCGCAGACATCGGTTGTGAGAATAGGAACCGCAAGGGGATGACCTTTCCTTTTCAATACGATCCAAGACTGTCCCTTGTTAAAATATGGTATATTTCGACAGGCTGTAGACTATGGGGACCGGACGGACGTCTCACCCTCCGTCCGAACCCCTGTCACTCGAGCAGGAAACTTATGATGTTCTTGTACTCGATGTTGTCGTAGAAGCCGTTCATGCCGCGGTCCGTGGTAAGGAGGTACTTCTTCCCGGGTACTGAGGCGAACGCCTTGAACTCCTTCCCTTTGGCCCTCTCGTCGCTCAGGGCGAGTACGGATTTCACGAAGATCGTCTCACCGCCTCTGATCGCCATGAACCCGATGTCGTTTCCGCGGTAGAATCCGGCATAGACCTCATATCCGCGGCGCACGAGTTCCAGGAACACGATGTTCTCGATCGTCGCCTGACGGCTGATGTTGAAAGCCCCCCTCGGGGTGATCCCCTTTATGCTCCTGACGTCGGTGGTGTAATACTTCGCCTTGACGCCGAGCCTCCTCATGTCGGTGATGTCCACGGCCTCGGCCTTCATGATCGTCTGATACTCCAACAGGTAGTGGAGGTACTTCTCCACCGTGCGCTGGTCGGTGACGTTGGAGTTCTGCCTGAGGGCGGAGAGGGTGGTCACGTTGCCTATGTTGTTGAGTATGTACAGGGCGAGTCTGCTGATGGCCACCGTGTCGATCCTGGACCTGCTCCCGATGTCCCAGTTGAGGATGAGGTTAAACATCCCCTCGGAGATCATGAAGTGGTCCTTCTGACTCATGCTCATGTCCATGAAGGGCTGTCCGCCTATGGAGATGTACTGCTCGAACCGCTCCCCGTAGCCGTGCTCGTCCGTGATAGGATATGCCTCCAGGAACTCCTTGAACGAGAAGGTGTAGAGGGTGGTCACGTCGTAGTTGCCGAGGGCGTCGAGGATACCGCGGTAGTCCTCGGATGTGGCATAGGGCAGGACGATGTAGATATTGAGTCTGTATCTCTCCCTGAGGTCCTTTATAGCGCTGTCCCAGTTGTTGACGAAGTTCATATCGTCCACTAGGAGGAATGCGTCCTCCGAGGACAGTCTGGACTTCACCAGACCTGTGAACTGGAAGGAGTCGTCGATGGTGCCCATGGATTCGCTCATGTCCAAGTATATGATGTTGGACTCGGGGATTCCTTTGTTCAGCAGCATATCCCTGAACTGGGACATGAGGGTGGATTTACCGCAGTACCTGTTGCCCGAGATCACCTTGACGACATCTCTGTTCGTGCTTAGTTGGTAAAGCCGGTTGAGATAGGCTTTACGGACCACTACTGGGTGAGACATATGCCGACTCCATCGATTTCCAAATATTTAAAATATAATATTTTATGTAATTTAATGCCGATTATTTCTGTTACGACATTGAAGGATTCTTTGGTATATTGCACCTTATACATACAAGTGTGACAAATATCTTTCGTCCACACCCGTATGTATAATCCGCATCCAGCAATTTAGAGTAATATATCCAACATATAGAGGTACGCGGTCGCTATAACGATTGTAATAACTGCAATAGGTATTCCGACACGGAGGTATCTGAAGAAATCCATGCGGATCCCGTGCTTCTCCCCTTCGTCCTCCACGATTATGTTCGCCGCGGCGCCGATCAGGGTGAGGTTGCCGGCGAAGGTGGAGGTGACGGCCAGGGTTATCCACAGTACCATGTCGCCCTCCGGCAGCAGCTGTCCTATGAGCATCACGGAAGGCACGTTGCTTACAAGGTTCGCAAGGACCGTGGAGAATCCGGAGAGCACCCCTATCGACGGGACATTCCCGTCGCCCATCCCGAACAGCTCCGACATGGAATCGAGAAGGCCGGACGAGACCGCGCCGGCTATGACCACGAACAATCCCGTGAAGAACAGGAGTATGGACCAGTCGACGTGCCTTATCACGTATCCGCCCGCCCTCATGCTGTCGGTAAGGACTATGATCAACGATACCGCGCCGGCGGCAAGGGCTATCTGATATATCCTGAGACCCAGAGGGACGGAGAGGGCGAAAAGGACGAGGGCGGTGACGGTGACGGCTAGGACGGCGCAGAGACGATACTTGTCGACCTCCCTGGTATGGAACGTCTCTCCGGAGAGCGATGCGTCGTCGGTATCCAGACGGCCGCCGTACATGCGGCGCATCATCAGCATCGCGACGGCCATGCATATGACCGTCAGGGGGATTACGCGTATGGAGTAGTCCAAGAAACCGATCCCGGCCATGGACGCCACCAAGGCGTTCTGCGGGTTGCCCACGACGGTGGCGGCGCTCCCTATGTTGGCGGAGACGAACACCCCGACCATGTACGGCACGGGGTCCGCCCGCATCCTCTGACAGCAGCGGAGGACTATGGGGGTGAATATGAGGACGACGGCATCGTTGAGCATGACGGCGGACAGGCATGCGGTGATGGCCATGACCCCGCTTAGGAACCTCCTCCTGCCGTCGAAGCGCCTCATCAGGAAGTCCACGACGATCTCGAAGAATCCGCAGTACTGGAGAGAGGCTGTGAGCATCATCATACCCGCCAACTGCAGGATCACCTCGAAATTGATGTAATCCCACGCCTCCGACGGTGTCACGACTCCGAGCAGGAGCATGAGGACTCCGCCGAGTACGGCGGCCGTCCATGTCCTTATCCTGCGGCCGTTCACCTTACGCACGGCTATCAGCGAATACGTGAGGACGAACACCGCAGATGCCGACAGGAGATCGATGGACGTGGACGGCCTCCGACGGTACCGGGGTCAGAGCCCGGCGATGAAACTCGCTGCGACGACGAAGACGACCATGACCATGATGCCCACCATGAACCATGCATAGAACTTCTTCCTAGTGGCTGCTTTCATAGAGGGTTCGATTGGAAAATAAGTATAATTGGATTTTGGCCCTCACAGTTCGAAGTCCTCTTCGGGCAGGAGCCTCGGGGAGCGTTTGGAGGGGTTCCGTTCCTTCGCCATGGCCATGGTCTGCACGCGGTTGAACGTAACGGGGTCCAAGGGCGTCTCCGCATAATGGCGGAAGGTCAGGTCCTCCCACCTCAGATATCCCGCGTACACGGGGTTATGCAGTATGGTACTCAGGTTGTAAACCGTCCACCTGTTGCCGCGCCTGGTACGGAGGCCGCTGCGGTTGAGGGATTCGGCTATCTTCGCCAGGGAATTCCCGGCGAGATATTCGTCGAAGACCTCCCGGACCACCCTCAGCTCCTCCGGGACGGCCGTCATGAGGCCGCCGTCCAGGAGATAGCCGTACGGGGGGTTGAATCCGAGCGTCCTGCTCCCCTGCGGGGTGTTCCTCATCGTCTCCGCCTTCTCGCGCATCCCCACATAGGTCCTTTCGCCGATCTGCTCGCTCTCCAGCTGGGCGATGCTCTGTATCATGGACATGACGAACTTCCCCATGGCGTTGGTGGTGTCCAGGTTCTCGGTGGCGGATATGAACTGCTTCCCATGTCTCCCGAGCTCGTCCATCATGTTCATGAAGTTGCGGGAGTTCCTGTGGATCCTGTCCATCTTGAGGACCACCATCACATCCCATTCGTCCATCTCGGCCATCATCTCGCGGTAGGCGGGACGTTTGTCGTTGCGCCCGGAGAAACCGTCGTCCACGTAGATCTTGAAGATGCCGTAGTCCTGGGCCACGCAGTAGTTGGACAGGAGGTCCTTCTGGGCGTCTATGGAATAACCCTCTATGGCCTGCTCCTCGGTGGATACGCGTGCGTAGAGGGCTGCCAGGACCATGGTATCACGATATGGGCCCGTTGACCGACTCGAAGGTCTCCACGGGGATTATGGCGGTCTGCGTACCCGGACGGACGATCCCGTCCCAGCGCATGTATCCTGCGTATATCGGGTTGTGGAGTATGTTGCAAACGGCCTGTCTGCTCCAGGCCCCTCCCTTCTTGGAGGGTATGTTGGCGTTGGTGAGGGCGGCGGCGATGTTCTCCATGGTCCTGCCGTCCATGTACATGTCGAATATCCTGCGTACGATGCGGGCCTCGTCCTCCACGACCACGAGCTTCCCGCCGGCGTAGGTGTATCCGTACGGGTCGGGGGACCCCATGGGTCCGCTGGACGTCTCGGCCTTGCGGGTCATGCCGATCTTGACCCTCTCGCCGATCTGCTCGCTCTCCAGCTGCGCCATGCGCTCCACTATGTCCATGACGAACCTCCCCATGGCGGTGGTGGAGTCGAATTTCTCCATCATGGAGTTGAAATCCTTCCCGTTGTCCTTCAGGACCTCCATCATATGGGTGAAATTGACGCTGTTCCTGTGGATCCTGTCCATCTTGAGGACGAGGACCACATCCCACCTGTCCATCTCGGAGAACATGCGCTGGTATTCGGGACGGGCCACCGTACGGCCGGAGTAACCCTCGTCGCGGTAGATGTCGACGACCTCCCAACCGCGGACCGCACTGTACGCCTTCAGACGCTTTTCCTGCGCATCGAGGGAGAAACCGTCCCGCGCCTGGTCCTCGGTGGAGACCCTGGTATATATCGCTACGCGTAGCTGTTCCGAATGCATCCTATCCCATGGACATCATGGGGATTTTAGATTATAAATCTAAGGGAAATGGGCGGGATCCCGCGGAAAACGTATGGAAAACGCTGGAAAGGAAGGCTCCTCCGGTCTGGATGCGGGCATTTAGACATTTAAAAATAAATCTATATTTACTATATATTTCAATATATAATATTTCGACAGAATATATATCCATAACGCCTCTGACTTCTGTCCGAGGTGAAAATCTTGGACGATAAAACAATGAAGATCGCAGCAGTTGCGGCCATTGCAATCATCGCCATCGCCGGCGTCGCCGTGTTCATGATGAACAGCGACGACGGTAAAGACGATGCGAAGTTTGAAATAATGAATGTCGAAGGCGTAGACGCCACCGTTGACAACGTGGTCAACGGTTCGTACACCCTCCAGAGAGGACTTATCCTCGCCACCAAAGGAACCGCTTCCGGAGCGGTCGCCGACCTTATCTCCTACGTGCTCAGCGCAGAGGGACAGGCGATCGTGGAAGACAACGACTACATCGCCGTCGACAGTTCCGCCCCCGCCTACAAGTCGACCATCGACGACAAGACCTCCTACAGCATCACCATCCAGGGATCGACCACCGTCAACCCCATCATGATGGCCGTCGAGGAGGAATACGAGAAGATCCACCCCAACGTCAGGATCAGCATCACCGCGAACGGATCCGGTACCGGAGCCGCCGCGGCCATCGACGGGACCGCCGACATCGGAATGCTCTCCCGCGACCTGAAGACCTCCGAGACCGACGCAGGCCTCGTCCCCACCGTCATCGGTAAGGACGGTATCGCCATCATCGTCAACAAGTCCGTGACCGGTATCGACAACCTGACCCTCGACCAGATCGCCAAGATCTACGACGGGACCTACACCAACTGGAACCAGCTCGGCGGAGTCGACCACGCCATCGACGTATGCGGAAGGGAGTCCTCCTCCGGAACCCGCGGTGCTTTCGAGGAGCTCCTCTCCGGAAAGGTCGCAGGCTTCTCCAGCAGCAGCGTGACCGACAAGATGGTCGAGTTCGCCAGCAACAACGCCCTTCTGACGCACATCGAGACCACCGACTACTCCATCGGATACGTCAGTCTCGGTATCGCCCTCGAGGCCCTCTGAAAGTGAGGTGCGCCCGGATGTCCGACTGCGTGAACGTACTGAAGAAGACCCGGCCCGTGGACTCCGACAGAGTCTGCAGGACCGTCCTGGCCGCCGTCGCCTCATTGGCGGCCGTCACGGTCGTGGCGATGATCATCTTCATCGCCGGGCAGGGATTCGATGCCCTCAGCGAAGTGGGCATCTGGGAATTCCTCACGGGGAGCGTGTGGAGGCCCTACATCGGCTCGTACGGTGCGGCCTCCCTGATCGCCGGCACCCTGATGGTGACGGCGGGCGCCATGATGGTCGCCTGCCCCATCGGCATCGGTGCCGCGATCTACCTCTCGGAGATCGCCTCACCCAAGACCAGAAAGAAGGTAAAACCCATCATCGAGGTCATGGCCGGCATACCGTCCGTGGTATACGGTCTCCTCGGAATCATGATACTCGTGCCGATGATGCACGGTCTCTTCCCCGACCAGACCGTATCCGGACTCTCGTGGCTCACGGGATCCGTCCTGCTGGGGATCATGGCCCTGCCCACGGTCATATCCGTCTCCGACGACGCCCTGCAGACGGTGCCGTCCTCCTACAGGGAGGCCTCGCTCGCCATCGGCGCCACCAAATGGGAGACCATAATGAAGGTCATAGTCCCTGCGGCGGCCTCCGGTATGTCCGCCGCCGTCATCCTGGGGATAGGAAGGGCCATCGGAGAGACGATGGCCGTCATGATGGTCACCGGGAACACCGCCATCTTCCCGGATCCGATATGGAACGTCTTCTCGACGCTCAGGACCATCACCGCGACCCTGGCATTGGAGATGCCCGAGGTCGTCGTGGGGAGCACGTCCTACTCGGCGCTGTTCCTCCTCGCACTC
The nucleotide sequence above comes from Candidatus Methanomethylophilus alvi Mx1201. Encoded proteins:
- a CDS encoding GNAT family N-acetyltransferase; translated protein: MLRYKIVIKGCDEVKHIKRLYSATFPGQEKVPFRHLIRTFGKGGDMISFFDGETFVGFAYMFTSGDLTFLVYLAMLPESRGKGYGSQAMDLIRKFKDGNRIFSVMETPGCGFSDPEVCAKRRQFYERNGCTVPGILLRSDEYDFDSIYLGSPISAEEMQDAVERYESVHNAGIF
- a CDS encoding N-acetyltransferase, whose amino-acid sequence is MGELSTRKIRPDGEGTEQMRMLYTASYGGRKTIPFDDLVAVSDRCDLIGLYDGDVFVGFFFTLRHKGVDIILYMAIVEHLRRKGYGTQAVRIASRVYEGDRIVLLPDAPGVGDRLQNTRYTVIRYLDTLGFEDALYRYHFLNYDYQVLCYGGTVSKDEMDDSMRSLRRYLRCR
- a CDS encoding GNAT family N-acetyltransferase, whose amino-acid sequence is MQMRIMQVREDSPYRDAVERLNDEAFCMQERSTFDLFMVGCKTGMADLLAFLDGEKFVGFAYIVTWRRMLYLYYLAIDPGSRGKGYGSAALDTLKDRYSPDSITLNMEFPDGSEEKERRLKFYVLNGFMENRVKEKWHGMDFELMYWGKTPDQKEMGMFFGEFEKARRDIVAGYGTEHSMGLRKGPFDSIVSGRKTVEMRLYDEKRRKILPGDKIRFSDGEGEETVVVVKDVIRFPSFKELYETFDKKDLGYGDGEDASPADMEKYYSVEDIERYGVLAIRIGKPS
- a CDS encoding alpha/beta fold hydrolase, which codes for MNLPDTITLRSILGIFRMESHDGEYRGRSNGFSLTIRPSDGGYTAEAVSDRDGWGAAAKTVEIPFTDADSLTASMEIWLDGLCPQVVEEYADDVRYLETVRGKVAYYSYNTDLDTVPVVFVHGGPGGECNPVKARRLKLAHPVYAYDQMGCGRSDPIKDLDSWGLDDYVAELSDFIDHIGSDKVILIGASWGAGLSVAYAESTGCSKIAAMVLPSPFVSSRRWADDQMKNLKAMSDGMYEGMRRCIRDNDLGPEFKRIMGEYYARYLFCRECFRDIAIANAEEPFSDVFLTLWGPNDMVCTGTLKDFDVVPGMKDISVPTLFMCGDSDEVTVETMLEYRGLVKGSRFAVIPYAGHVTAMEQFDLYRESIVAFLRENGFDV
- a CDS encoding carboxymuconolactone decarboxylase family protein, whose amino-acid sequence is MSKTIEEFFPEFDKQTDETNDLLNTAMILDDKTTQLVMFALSVRSRNELGAKVHFKEAMKAGATIKELSYVLALVEQESLQATDAWAEKTLRDWQDWAFGGISCSCMR
- a CDS encoding DNA-3-methyladenine glycosylase — encoded protein: MPDVVDLGYFEKGSAELARDVLGKILCRMMPDGNVLRRRITETEAYYGEDDTAAHAHKGRTVRTEVLYTGYGRAYVYRCYMFWLLNLSCGPDGSPECVLIRGVEGSDGPGRVSKAMGFSKDMYGKELVPENGLWLEDDGFVPERAVSGPRIGIPYASEEDRNAPLNFRSV
- a CDS encoding MFS transporter; translation: MEDRSQARKEPLFTRNFVLCTVTSFCFTIVFFMFYTGMSSYSSDVLGAGSTVSGLVASIFIAGDLVARLAIGRGIGSIGPRRISIVCMALGTVMTLLYFVSDTVASICIVRFFHGMTYGAAASAINTMVAEGLPMSRRGEGLGYFMLSYSFASAVGPFVCMYLQNSGTYDDIFMIGVAASAVATVTSAMLKESKGPAPVRERKGIHVSDYIERSSLVMSVVAFVMFFSYSGVLTFIAPYGKEIGLTGYATVFFVVLSVGTLICRLFLGKIYDLRGENVALVPSLVLYIAGMFMLGTVVSGAEMLVSAFFIGIMIAMLSSVAQAVIIRRAPKERYGVAVSTYNVFVDLSYAIGPVVNGFVIGAVGYGGNYVLMAVIGVAGLVLYLLLHGIPVHRHPESENTG
- a CDS encoding ATP-binding protein, producing MSHPVVVRKAYLNRLYQLSTNRDVVKVISGNRYCGKSTLMSQFRDMLLNKGIPESNIIYLDMSESMGTIDDSFQFTGLVKSRLSSEDAFLLVDDMNFVNNWDSAIKDLRERYRLNIYIVLPYATSEDYRGILDALGNYDVTTLYTFSFKEFLEAYPITDEHGYGERFEQYISIGGQPFMDMSMSQKDHFMISEGMFNLILNWDIGSRSRIDTVAISRLALYILNNIGNVTTLSALRQNSNVTDQRTVEKYLHYLLEYQTIMKAEAVDITDMRRLGVKAKYYTTDVRSIKGITPRGAFNISRQATIENIVFLELVRRGYEVYAGFYRGNDIGFMAIRGGETIFVKSVLALSDERAKGKEFKAFASVPGKKYLLTTDRGMNGFYDNIEYKNIISFLLE
- a CDS encoding ArsB/NhaD family transporter; amino-acid sequence: MFVLTYSLIAVRKVNGRRIRTWTAAVLGGVLMLLLGVVTPSEAWDYINFEVILQLAGMMMLTASLQYCGFFEIVVDFLMRRFDGRRRFLSGVMAITACLSAVMLNDAVVLIFTPIVLRCCQRMRADPVPYMVGVFVSANIGSAATVVGNPQNALVASMAGIGFLDYSIRVIPLTVICMAVAMLMMRRMYGGRLDTDDASLSGETFHTREVDKYRLCAVLAVTVTALVLFALSVPLGLRIYQIALAAGAVSLIIVLTDSMRAGGYVIRHVDWSILLFFTGLFVVIAGAVSSGLLDSMSELFGMGDGNVPSIGVLSGFSTVLANLVSNVPSVMLIGQLLPEGDMVLWITLAVTSTFAGNLTLIGAAANIIVEDEGEKHGIRMDFFRYLRVGIPIAVITIVIATAYLYMLDILL